TGCGGACGCGGAAGTCGATCAGCTGCAGCCGCATCAGCTCGGGGTACGCGCTTGAGAGCGCCTCCCGCAGCGCGTGGTCGAGCGCGTTCACCGGGCCGTTGCCCTCGCCCGTGGCGACGACCCGGCGCCCACCAGCCACGACCTTCACCGTGGCCTCCGACGTCGCCGTCTCCTCGCCCCGCGCGTCGGTGATGACGCGCCAGCTCTCGACGTCGAAGTAGTGCGGCCGCGCACCTTCGACCTCCTCGCGCAGGATCAGCTCGAACGACGCGTCGGCGGCGTCGAAGGTGTAGCCGCGAGCCTCGAGGGCCTTCACCCGGTCGGTGACGCGCGCGAGCAGGTCGTCGCGACCCGACAGGTCGTACCCGAGCTCGCGCCCCTTGAGCTCGATCGAGGCTCGGCCGGCCATCTCGGACACGAGCGTGCGCATGTCGTTGCCGACGGCCACCGGGTCGGTGTGCTGGTAGAGGTCGGGGTCGATGCGCAGCGCGCTGGCGTGCAGGCCGGCCTTGTGCGCGAACGCACTCGCGCCGACGTAGGGCTGGCGCGAGTACGGCACCACGTTGGTGATCTCGCTGACGGCGTGGGCGATCCGGGTCGCCTCCCGCAGCCGCACCGGGTCGAGCACCTCGCGTCCTTGCTTGATGACCAGGTTGGCGACGACGGTGACCAGGTCGGCGTTGCCGGTGCGCTCGCCGTACCCGTTGAGCGTGCCCTGCACATGCGTCGCCCCGGCCTCGACGGCGGCCAGCGTGTTGGCCACCGCGCACCCGGTGTCGTTGTGGCAGTGGATGCCCAGCCGCGCGCCCGTGGTGCCGATCACCTCGTGGACGACGTCCGCGACCTGGGGCGGCAGCATCCCCCCGTTGGTGTCGCAGAGCGTCACCACCTCGGCGCCGGCTTCGGCTGCGACGCGCACGACCTCGACGGCGTACTTGGGGTCGTCGAGGAAGCCGTCGAAGAAGTGCTCGGCGTCCAGAACGACGCGCCGCCCTTCACGCACGAGCAGGTCGACGGTGTCGCGCACCATGTCGAGGTTCTCGGCAGGCGTGGTGCGCAGCGCCAGGTCGACGTGGCGCGAGTGGCTCTTGGCCACGAGCGTCACGACGGGAGCCTGAGACTCCAGCAGGGCCACGACCTGAGGATCGGCAGCGGCCGTGGTGCCCGGACGGCGGGTCGCGCCGAACGCGGCGAGCACGGCATTGCGCAGGGTCAGCTGCTGTGCGGCGAGGGCGAAGAACTCGGTGTCCTTGGGGATCGCCCCCGGCCACCCGCCCTCGATGAAGCCGACCCCCAGGTCGTCCAGGTGCTGGGCGATGGCGAGCTTGTCGTGCACGGAGAGCGCCAGGCCCTCCTGCTGGGCGCCGTCGCGCAACGTCGTGTCGTAGACGTGGAAGTCGCTGCTGTGCGTCACGGTCGTCCTGCCCTCTCGCCTCGCGTGGTGCGTGCCGGTCCATCAAGTCTGACAACGAAAAAGACCCCCCGAGCACGGGAGGTCTGGCGCGTCGTCGGACCCAGCGGTCCGTCGGCGCGCCTCACGTAATGATCCACCTGGTGTACATAGCGCGCTCACCATCGCACCGATCTCACGTAATGGCTACGCCGTCTCACGATGCGGCCATCACGAGTGCGTCGAACAGCCGCAGATCGGTGCCCACCTCCGGGTGCCACTGCACCCCGATCCGGAACCGCGCAGCCGGCATCTCGATCGCCTCCACCACCCCGTCGTCGGCCCACGCCGTGGCGGCGTAGCCGGGATGGCTGATCACGCCCTGGTGGTGGTAGGTCGGGACGTCGACCCGCTCCCCCAGCACCTCGCGCAACCGCGACCCGTCAGCGGTGCGGACGCCGTGCGAGGCGTACTCACCCGGGGCCGGGCAGTGGCCGGCGTGCCCGACGACGTCCGGCAGGTGCTGCTCCAGGGCGCCGCCGGCGGCCACGGCCATGACCTGCATGCCACGGCACACGCCGAGCAGCGGCAGGTCCGCCGCCACCGCCGCCTGCACGAGTGCGAGCTCGAGGTCGTCGCGGTCGCGACGCGGCGGCTGCAGCACCGCGTGCGGCTGCTCGCCGTACCGGACCGGGTCGACGTCGGCGCCGCCGGCCACCACCAGGGCGTCCAGCCGACCCACCAGGTCGGCGATCTCCTCCGCCGACGGGTCGCGCTCAGGAGGCAGCAGGACGACACGGGCACCGGCCGCACGCAGGGCGTCGACGTACGCCTGCGGCACCAGAGCCGCTTGCACCTCGCGCCACACCCCCCACGACGCCGGCTCGTTGTAGGTCGTGACGCCGACCAGCGGGCGCGGTCTCACAGCGGCGTGACGTACGCGCCGCTGATGCCGCCGTCCACGAGGAACTGCGACGCCGTGATGAAGCTCGAGTCGTCACTGGCGAGGAACGCCACCGCGGCGGCGATCTCGTCGGGCTCGGCGAACCGCCCGAGCGGCACGTGCACCAGCCGTCGGGCCGCGCGCTCGGGGTCGGCCGCGAAGAGCTCCTGAAGCAGCGGGGTGTTCACCGGCCCGGGGCACAGCGCGTTGACCCGCACCCCCTGGCGCGCGAACTGCACCCCGAGCTCACGCGACATGGCGAGGACTCCACCCTTGCTGGCGGTGTAGGAGATCTGGGAGGTCGCGGCGCCCATGACCGCGACGAACGACGCCGTGTTGATGATCGAGCCCTTCCCCTGCTCGAGCATGTACGGCAGCGCGGCCTTGCAGCACAGGTAGACGCTCGTGAGGTTGACCTCTTGCACCCGCCGCCAGGCCTCGATGCCCGTCTCGAGGATCGAGTCGTCGTCCGGCGGGGAGATGCCCGCGTTGTTGAAGGCGACGTCGACGCTGCCGAGCTGGTCCTTGGCGGTGCGGAACATCGCCTCGACCTGCTCGGCGTCGGTGACGTCGCAGTGGACGTACAGTCCACCGACCTCGGCGGCCACCTGCGGACCGCGCGCGTCGTCGACGTCCCCCACCACGACGCGGCCGCCCTCGCTCGCGAACCGGCGTACGGTCGCCAGCCCGATGCCGCTGCACCCGCCCGTGACGACGCACACGCGGTCGTCCAGCCGACCTGACATCGCGATCCCCTCTCAGTCGCCCGTGGCGATGTAGACGTTCTTGACCTCGGTGAACGAGTCCAGCGCGTCCGGGCCGAGCTCGCGCCCGAGCCCGGACTGCTTGAACCCGCCGAACGGCGTCGAGTAACGCACCGACGAGTGCGAGTTCACCGACAGGTTGCCGGCCTCCACCCCGCGCGAGACGCGCAGCGCGCGCCCGACGTCGCGGGTCCAGATCGAGCCCGACAGACCGTACGCCGTGTCGTTCGCCATCGCGATCGCCTCGGCCTCGTCGTCGAAGGGCAGCACCGCCACGACCGGGCCGAACACCTCCTCGCGCCAGACCGGGTCGGCCACCGAGCGCGGCCGGACGACGGTGGGCGGGTACCAGAAGCCCGCGCCCTCGGGGGCGCTGCCGCGGAACAGGACGTCGACCGGCTGCTCGGCGTCCTCGACGAAGGACCGCACCGTCCGCCGCTGGCCGTCACTGATGAGCGGTCCCATCTCGGCGTCATCGGCCCCTGGGTCACCGACCCGCACCTTCTGCACGGCCGACTCCAAGAGCTCGAGGAACCGGTCGTGCACACTGCGCTGCACCAGGATCCGGCTGCGCGCGCAGCAGTCCTGACCCGCGTTGTCGAACACCGCGTACGGCGCGGTCGCGGCGGCGCGCTCGAGGTCGCTGTCGGCGAAGACGATGTTGGCGCTCTTGCCGCCGAGCTCGAGCGTGACCCGCTTGACCTGGTCAGCGGCGCCACGCATGATCCGCTGCCCGACCGCGGTCGAGCCGGTGAAGCAGATCTTGCGCACCAGTGGGTGGGTGACGAACCGCTCCCCGACCACGGAGCCGCGGCCCGGCACCACCGAGAGCAGGTGCTCGGGCAAGCCGGCCTCGACCGCCAGCCGCCCGAGCATCATCGCGGTGAGCGGCGTGAGCTCCGCCGGCTTCAGCACCACGGCGTTGCCGGCAGCGAGGGCGGGCGCGAACCCCCACCCGGCGATCGGCATCGGGAAGTTCCACGGCACGATGACACCGACGACGCCCAGCGGTTCCTTGAACGTGACGTCGATGCCGTCGGCGACGGGGATCTGCCGACCGAACAGCCGCTCGGGCGCGGCGGAGTAGTACGCCAGCACGTCGCGGACGTTGCCGGCCTCCCAGCGCGCGTTGCCGATGGTGTGACCGGCCCCGCGCACCTCCAGACGGGCCAGATCCTCGATGTGGCTGTCGACGACGTCGGCGAACCGCCGCAGCAGACGCCCCCGGTCTGCAGGCGCGAGCCGCGCCCACTGCCGTTGCGCTGCGGCGGCGCGCTCGATCGCCCGGTCGGTCTGCTCGACATCGGCGAGCTCGACCGTGTCGACGACCTGCTCGGTCGAGGGATCGATGACGTCGTGGGTGCGGGGGTCGTCGCCGTGGCTCACGCTCACAGTCTCTCGAACCCCCTGAACCGCTCCCAGTCGGTCACCGCCGACTCGAACGCCGCCAGCTCGACGTCCGCCGCGTTGACGTAGTGGTCGACCACGGCGTCACCGAACGCCTCGCGGGCCAGTGCCGAGGCAGCGAAGAGGTCGCGCGCTGCTCGCAGGTTGCCGGGAACGCGTGGCTTGCCCGCCGTGTAGGCGTTGCCGGTGCACGGCGGTTCGAGCTCGAGCCGCTGCTCGATGCCGTGCAAACCTCCGGCCAGCATCGCGGCGAGCCCCAGGTAGGGGTTGAGGTCACCGCCCGGCAGGCGGTTCTCCAGCCGCAGTCCCGCACCGTGCCCCACGACGCGCAGCGCGCATGTCCGGTTGTCGCGCCCCCAGGCCACGGCCGTCGGGGCGAACGAGCCCTCGGCGAACCGCTTGTAGGAGTTGATGTTCGGTGCGTACAGCAGCGTCAGCTCGCTCAGCGAAGCCAGCACTCCCGCGACGAAGTGCTCGAACAGCGGCGTGGCACCGGAGCCCTCGTCGAACACGATGGCGCCATCGCTGCCCCGCAGGCTCATGTGGATGTGGCACGAGTTGCCCTCCCGCGCGTCGAACTTCGCCATGAAGGTGAGGGACTTGCCGTGCAGAGCCGCAATCTCCTTGGCGCCGTTCTTGTACACGCTGTGCTGGTCGGCCGTGCGCACCACCTCGTCGAACAGGAACGCGATCTCGTGCTGGCCGAGGTTGCACTCCCCCTTGGCCGACTCGACGGTGAGCCCGGCCGCGTCCATGCCGTTGCGGATGTCGCGGAGCAGCGGCTCGACCCGCGTGCCCCCGAGGATCGAGTAGTCGACGTTGTACCGGTTGGCCGGCGTCAGACCGCGGTAGGCGTTGTCCCAGGCGCTCTCGTAGGTGTCGTCGAAGACGATGAACTCGAGCTCGGTGCCGGCGAAGGCCGTGAAGCCCAGCTCGGCCGCACGGTCGGCCTGACGCTTGAGCACCTGTCGGGGTGACTGCTCCACCTCACCGCCGTCGATCCACCTGAGGTCGCACTGCACCATGGCCGAGCCGGGCAGCCACGGGGTCAGCCGCAGCGTCGACAGGTCGAGGACGAACTCCATGTCGCCGTACCCGGTGTTCCACGAGCTGATCGCGTACCCGTCGACGGTGTTCATGTCGACGTCGACGGCCATGAGGTAGTTGCAGCCCTCCGTGCCGTGCTCGAGCACGCGGTCGAGGAAGAACCGCGCGTGGATCCGCTTGCCCTGCAGACGTCCCTGCATGTCGGTGAAGGCCACGACCACCGTGTCGACGCTGCCGTCGTCGATCATCCGGCGCAGGTCGTCGAGGCTCAGGGGGCTCGTCATCGCGCTCCTCTCAGGCGATCAGCCCGCGCAGCAGCGCGGACGTCGCGTCGCAGTGCTCCTGCATGGACAGGCTCGCGCCGTCCGGGTCGCCGCCGAGCACGGCGTCGACCACGGCCCGGTGCTGCTCGTTCGAGTGCCCGATGTTCGGCGCGAGGACCGGGATGGCGCCGAGCATGTCGTGCAGCATCCCCTGCACCTGGGTGACGGCCGAGACCAGGAGGTCCGAGCCGGACAGGGTCGCGATGGCCAGGTGCAGCCGGGAGTCCGCCTGCCGGTGGTGAGCCACGTCCCCGGCGCGCTCGACCTCCTGGCGGCACGCGACGAGCCAGGAGCGCTGCTCGGCGCTGAGCTGCCGTGACGCCGCCAGCGCCGCCGCCCCCGGCTCGACGACCCGACGGAAGTCGAGCGCGTCGCGCATCTGCTCCGGCGTCATGGCCAGGTCCCGACCGGACGCCTCCCCCTGCGCGGGGGCACGGTAGGTGACCACCGTGCCCCCACCGCGCCCGCGCCGGGTCTGCACCATTCCGGCCTCGCGCAGGGCGGCGATCGCCTCGCGCAGCGTCGTGCGGCTGACCCCGAGGGTCTCGGCGAGCTCGCGCTCGGGGGGCAGCTGCTGACCCGCGACGAACACGCCGAGCCGCACGCTGGTGGCCAGCTGCTCCACCGTGGCCTCGAACGCGTTGCCGTCGCGCACCGGCCGCAGGACGGCCTGCGGCAGCCGGTGAGCCGACGGTTCGGCGTCCTTCGTCACGACGACCTCTGGCACGGCGTTCTCCCTGGTGCTCACGCGCCGAAGATCTCCGACGGCGCCTTGGTGTCGTGGCCGGCCGGCACGTCACGCAGGAAGTGCTTGCGTCCACCGATGAACCACGTGACCGTCGCGAAGACGATGACGAGCGCCACCGCGACCGGCGCGTAGTTGAACGATGCGTCACCCCAGGTGCCCGGCGAGTACGCCGGCAGCATGAACAGGACGACGATGAACGCCACCCACACGACCGCGATCCACCCGATGAGCGGGCTCCAGCGACCCAGGTTCCATGGGCCCGGCGCGAAGGTGGGGTTGAGCCGGCGCAGCAGCACCGGCACGACGTAGGCGATGTAGAGCCCGATGACCGCGATCGAGGTGACGGCGCCGTAGGCGACGATGCTCTTGAGCGCCGGCGACGCCAGGATCAGCGAGCAGACGACGCACAGCCAGATCGAGTTGGTCGGAGTGCCCGTGCGCGGGTTGACCTTCGACCACCACCGCGAGCCCGGCAACGCGTTGTCTCGGCTGAACGCGAACGACATGCGGGAGTTCGCGGTCACCGACGCCATGCCGCAGAAGAACTGCGCGACGGCGCAGATGAGCAGCAGGAACTCGCCCGTGGTCTGGCCGGCCGCGTCGATGAAGATCTGCGCCGGCGGCAGGCCGGTCGGGCTCTGGCGCTGAGCCGCGTAGTCCTGGATCGAGGCGGTGACCGCGATCAGGAGCACCCAGCCTGCGAGGATCGAGACCCACACGCTGCGCACGATGCCCTTAGGCGCCTCGCGGGCGGCGCTGATGGTCTCCTCCGCCACGTGCGCAGAGGCGTCGTACCCCGTGTAGGTGTACTGCGCCATGAGCAGGCCGATGAGGAACGCGTAGATGCCACTGGTCCAGCCGGTGTTGTTGCGGAACTCGGTGAACGTCCACGACAAAGACTGGTGCTGGTCAGGGACGACCGCGAGCACGACCACGATGACCAGGACCCCGACGAGGTGCCACCAGGCGCTCACGTCGGAGAGCACCTTGACCAGGTTGACCCCGAAGGTGTTGAGCAGGCCGTGCAGCAGCAGGATCACTGCGTAGGCGACGAACGTCGAGGTGGTCGTGACCTCCAGGCCGAACACCAGGTTGAGCAGTGCCATCCAGGTGATGGCCGCGCCGAAGTCGATGGCCGCGGTGACGGCCACCTCACCCAGGAAGTTGAACCAGCCGACGTACCACGCCCAGACCCGGTTGCCCCGCCGGGCGAGCCGTCCGGCCCACCAGTAGAGCCCTCCGGCCGTCGGGTACGCGGAGCACACCTCCGCCATCGCGAGCGCGACGCACAGCACGAACACGCCAACGAGCGGCCAGCCGAGCGTGATGGCCATCGGGCCACCCGCGTCCATGGCCAGGTAGTAGGTGGTGATGCACCCTGCGAGGATCGAGATGATCGAGAACGACACGGCGAAGTTGGAGAAGCCGGTCATCCCTCGATGGAGCTCCTGCTTGTAGCCCAGCGCGGCGAGGGCCCGCGCGTCGTCGTCCAGGTCGTCGTGGTCGAGCACGTTCTCTGCAGCCATGGCCCATCCTGGTGAACGGGGACCGGACCAGACATGTACCGGTCGCTAGGGCACGTGATCATGCTCCGTGCTCACCCGAACCGTCAATGGTCTGGTTCCGAGCCTTTCCACGGACGGCGGCGCGTCACGCCAAGCGGTGCAGCCAGCCGTGCGTGTCGGGCACGCGGCCGTACTGGACGTCGAGCAGCGCGCTGCGCACCGCCGCCGTCACCTCACCCGTGCCACCACCCGCGACGACAGCCTCGCCGTCCGGCCACACCAGCCGGCCCACGGGCGTCACCACGGCGGCCGTGCCGCAGGCGAAGACCTCGCGGATCGCTCCGGACGCTGCACCCTCGCGCCACTCGTCGACGTCGATCCGGCGCTCGACGACCTTGTGCCCCATGTCGTCGAGCAGCGTGATGATCGAGTCGCGCGTGACGCCCTCGAGGATCGTTCCGGTGAGCTCAGGCGTGACCACGCTGCCGTCGTCCAGGACGAAGTAGAGGTTCATGCCACCGAGCTCCTCGACCCAGCGGTGCTCGATCGCGTCGAGGAAGCACACCTGGTCGCACCCGTGCTCGGACGCCTCGACCTGCGCGGCGAGGCTGGCGGCGTAGTTGCCGCCGCACTTCGCCGCGCCAGTCCCGCCGGGCGCGGCCCGGCTGTACTCCTGCGACAGCCAGATCGACACCGGCTTCACGCCGCCCGCGAAGTACGGACCCGCCGGCGAGGCGATGACGCAGAACGTCACCTCGGACGCCGGACGCACCCCGAGGAACGCCTCGGACGCGAACATGAACGGCCGCAGGTACAGGCTCGCCTCCCCCGACCCCGGCGCCGGCACCCAGTCGACGTCGGTGGCGACCAGCGCGCGCACCGCCTCGACGAAGTCCTCCGCCGGCAGCTCGGGCAGCGCCAGGCGCCGCGCCGAGCGCTGGAACCGCGCGGCGTTCTGGTCCGGCCGGAAGGCCCAGACCGAGCCGTCGTCGTGCCGGTAGGCCTTGAGCCCCTCGAAGATCTCCTGCGCGTAGTGCAGCACTGCGGAGGACGGGTCGAGCTGCAGGGGGCCGTACGGGCGCACCTGCGCGTCGTGCCAGCCGCGGCCATCCGTCCACGTGGCCAGTGCCATGTGGTCGGTGAAGTGCTTGCCGAAGCCAGGGGCGGCCAGGACGGCGGCCCGCTCGTCGTCGGGCAGTCGGGACGAGGACGGGGTGAGCGCGAAGTCGAGCATGTTCGGACGCTACCGCACCCGGTGCGGGAGCGTCCGTGCGTGCTCAAGGACCGCGCGACGGACGCCGACAACGACAGGGTGGGACTCGCAGGGGACGTCGCGCAGGGCGACACCGACACCGCACGGCGCTGGCTGTGCCGCACCGAGATGGAGCGTGCTCGCTTCATCGACATGAACGAGCGCGTGCGTTCGGCGCGCCGGGTGCAGGGCGTGTCGATGGGTCTGGCGGTGCTCATCTCCACGCCCGTGTACGGCTGGTGGATCACCGTGCTCGTGGTCGGCGCGATCGCCCCCCTCGTGGCCCTCGAGAAGGTGCCGGAGCGCACCATCACGCTCGAGCGGGGCTCGGCCGCCAGCATGGGCACGATCATCCTGATGCTCGGTCTGGTGTCGCTCATCACCGGCGGCGTGCACAGCCCCTTCCTGCCGTTCCTGTCGGTGCCGACCCTCATGCTCGCCGCGCGGTTCCGGGTCGCGGTCGTGGCCGCCGGCCTCGCCTCCTGCGCCGTGGTGGGCGGGGTCGCGATGCTCGGCGCGCTCGCGCTGCCCCCGGCGCCTGCAGCGCCCTGGTGGGTCTCGCTGGCTGCCTACGCCGCCCTGCTCACCGGCCTGGCCGCGATCTCGATGACCCTGCTCGGCGCTGAGCTGCAGTCGCGGGGCGAGGCCGCGGTCGACCCGCTGACCGGTCTGTTCAACCGCAAGGCGCTGGCCGGCCGGTTCGCCGAGGCGGCCGCCCAGGCGGCCGTGCTCGGCGGCTGGGTGTCGGTCGTGCTCTGCGACCTCGACCACTTCAAGACGGTCAACGACCGCTTCGGCCACGACCGGGGCGACATCGTGCTACGCGAGGCGGCGTACCGGATGCGCAAGACGCTGCGCACGTTCGACCTGGTCTACCGGATCGGCGGCGAGGAGTTCCTCATCCTGCTGCCCGGACAGGACCTGCCCTCGGCGGTGGTCGTCGCCGAGCGGCTGGTCGAGGACGTCGCGGCCGCCCCCATCGACGGCCTGCCCCTCACCATGTCGGCGGGGGTGGCCGCCGGCTGCGGCAGCGACCTGCGGCTCGAGCCGCTCATGAAGCGCGCCGACGTCGCGTTGTACGCGGCGAAGGCCGGCGGTCGCAACCGCGTCTGCGTCGACGGGCGGCTAGCCGAGCCCGCCTGAGGCCGCGACGCGCACCGCGAGCGACTCGCCGATCTCGCGGGTGCTGCGTGCGGCACCGTCACGCGAGGCCAGGTCGTCGGCCACGGCCTGCTCGACGGCGCGTGCCTGGGCGGTGAACCCGAGGTGAGCGAGCAGCAGCGCGACCGACAGCACCGTGGCCGTGGGGTCGGCCAGGCCCTGTCCGGCGATGTCTGGGGCCGAGCCGTGCACCGGCTCGAACATGCTGGGAGCCGTGCGGTCGGGGTTGACGTTGCCGCTCGCCGCCAGGCCGATCCCGCCGGTGACGGCCGCCGCGAGATCGGTGACGATGTCGCCGAAGAGGTTGTCGGTGACCACCACGTCGAAGCGTGCGGGGTCGGTGACCAGGAAGATCGTCGCGGCGTCGACGTGCAGGTAGTCGGTGGACACCTCGGGGTACTCCTGCCCCACCCGCTCCACCGTGCGCCGCCACAGGTGGCCGGCGTAGGTGAGCACGTTGTGCTTGTGCACCAGCGTCAGTCGCCGCCGGGGCCGCGCCTTCGCCGCCTCGAAGGCGTACCGCACGACCCGCTCGACGCCGAAGGCGGTGTTGACGCTCACCTCCGTGGCGACCTCGTGCGGGGTGCCGACCCGCAGGGCCCCGCCGTTGCCGGTGTACGGCCCCTCGGTGCCCTCCCGGACCACCACGAAGTCGATGTCGCCCGGGGCAGCGAGCGGAGTCGCGACGCCGGGGAACAGCCGTCCTGGTCGCAGGTTGACGTACTGGTCGAGCTCGAACCGCAGTCGCAGCAGCAGGCCGCGCTCGAGCACACCGCTCGGCACGCCCGGATCACCGATCGCACCGAGCAGGATCGCGTCGTGCTCGCGGATCTCCGCGAGCACCGAGTCCGGCAGCGTCTCCCCCGTGGCGTGCCAGCGGCGCGCCCCCAGGTCGTACTCCGTGCGCTCGAAGCTGACGCCGCTCGCCGCACCGACGGCGTCGAGCACCCGCAGCCCCTCGGCCACCACCTCCGGGCCGATGCCGTCACCGGCGACGACGGCGAGCGAGACGGTGCGAGCGGCATCAGCGACGTTCGACATGACCGCCACGGTACCTACTCGTCCCAGATGGCGGGCGTGAGGTCTCGGGATGCGGTCGCCTGACGCTGCGCTCGTCGCGGGTTCGGGCACAGCACGAAGCCCCCGGTCGGGTGACCGGGGGCTTCGTGCTGCGCTACCAGGCGCGGGCGGGTTCGCTCAGCGAACCGTCACGTAGATGAGTGACGAGTAGCTGGGCGCGTACCCGGCGTTGCCGCTGTAGTACGCCCGCACCGAGTGCCTGCCCCGGCTGAGCACCGGCAGCTTCGCGGTCGCCTTGCCGCGCACGACGGTCGCAGTGGCCAGGACCCTGCTGCCGTTCTTGAAGGTCACCCGACCGGTCGCGGACGACGCCACCGTCGCCGTCACCGTCGGGCGCCCCCCGTAGCGGTAGCTGTAGTCGTTGGCCGTGAGCCGGACGCTGGTCGTGAGCGCCCGCACGTAGACCCGCACCAGGCCCGAGTAGCTGGGCATGACGCTCGACGATCCGTTGTAGTAGGCGCGCACGTAGTGCGTGCCACGGCTGAGCCCACTCGCCCGGAACACCGCCTTGCCACTGCTGACCGGCACCGTGCCGAGCCGCCTGGCCCCGATCTTGAACGTCACGGTGCCGGTGGCCGACGACGGCGAGACGGTCGCCGTGAAGACGGGGTGACCCCCGTAGCGGTAGTTGTCGTCGTTGACGGTCTGCTTCACCGACGAGGCGGTGCGCACGGCCGTGACCTGCGCCCTGGCCCCGTTGGTGTTGAGGTGGTGCAGCGTCAGCAGACCGAGCGGCTTGTCGGCCGCCATGGTGCGCAGGTCGCGGCGCACGTGGAGTGCGGCGTCCGCGAACGGCGCGTCGCTGCTGAGCACCGAGTAGCCGCCGTCACCGACGGCCGACAGCGCCGGCGAGACGACGTCGACCGACAGCGGCGCGGACGGCGCGCCGATGCGATCGGTGTCGCCGGACTCCACGGTGCCCGCCTGCACCCAGTACTTGATGCGGTGCGACGACGGGGTACCGGTGGGCGAGCCACCGGAGCGCCCACCAGGCAGGTACTTGCCGATGGCCGGGAGCGAGACCGGCAGGAAGAGCGAGTCGCTGCGGAACAGGCCGGTGTCGTACTGGCCGGGCAGCCCGTTGAGCAGCTGCAGGCCGGCACCATCCACCAGGTCGGGGCATCCGTCCGCG
This is a stretch of genomic DNA from Angustibacter sp. Root456. It encodes these proteins:
- a CDS encoding branched-chain amino acid aminotransferase, with protein sequence MLDFALTPSSSRLPDDERAAVLAAPGFGKHFTDHMALATWTDGRGWHDAQVRPYGPLQLDPSSAVLHYAQEIFEGLKAYRHDDGSVWAFRPDQNAARFQRSARRLALPELPAEDFVEAVRALVATDVDWVPAPGSGEASLYLRPFMFASEAFLGVRPASEVTFCVIASPAGPYFAGGVKPVSIWLSQEYSRAAPGGTGAAKCGGNYAASLAAQVEASEHGCDQVCFLDAIEHRWVEELGGMNLYFVLDDGSVVTPELTGTILEGVTRDSIITLLDDMGHKVVERRIDVDEWREGAASGAIREVFACGTAAVVTPVGRLVWPDGEAVVAGGGTGEVTAAVRSALLDVQYGRVPDTHGWLHRLA
- a CDS encoding diguanylate cyclase, whose protein sequence is MLKDRATDADNDRVGLAGDVAQGDTDTARRWLCRTEMERARFIDMNERVRSARRVQGVSMGLAVLISTPVYGWWITVLVVGAIAPLVALEKVPERTITLERGSAASMGTIILMLGLVSLITGGVHSPFLPFLSVPTLMLAARFRVAVVAAGLASCAVVGGVAMLGALALPPAPAAPWWVSLAAYAALLTGLAAISMTLLGAELQSRGEAAVDPLTGLFNRKALAGRFAEAAAQAAVLGGWVSVVLCDLDHFKTVNDRFGHDRGDIVLREAAYRMRKTLRTFDLVYRIGGEEFLILLPGQDLPSAVVVAERLVEDVAAAPIDGLPLTMSAGVAAGCGSDLRLEPLMKRADVALYAAKAGGRNRVCVDGRLAEPA
- a CDS encoding 3-isopropylmalate dehydrogenase, which encodes MSNVADAARTVSLAVVAGDGIGPEVVAEGLRVLDAVGAASGVSFERTEYDLGARRWHATGETLPDSVLAEIREHDAILLGAIGDPGVPSGVLERGLLLRLRFELDQYVNLRPGRLFPGVATPLAAPGDIDFVVVREGTEGPYTGNGGALRVGTPHEVATEVSVNTAFGVERVVRYAFEAAKARPRRRLTLVHKHNVLTYAGHLWRRTVERVGQEYPEVSTDYLHVDAATIFLVTDPARFDVVVTDNLFGDIVTDLAAAVTGGIGLAASGNVNPDRTAPSMFEPVHGSAPDIAGQGLADPTATVLSVALLLAHLGFTAQARAVEQAVADDLASRDGAARSTREIGESLAVRVAASGGLG